Proteins encoded by one window of Gordonia jinghuaiqii:
- the fabG gene encoding 3-oxoacyl-ACP reductase FabG → MTELLNDKTAVITGGAQGLGLAIARLFLEHGARVVLGDLNSDAARAAAEELGSDRARGVRCDVVDAAQVQSLIDTATTEFGSLDVFVNNAGITRDATMRTMTEEDFDLVISVHLKGTWNGTRLAAAKMREQKSGAIVNISSLSGKVGMVGQTNYSAAKAGIVGMTKAAAKEMAHHGVRVNAIQPGLIRSAMTEAMPQKAWDQKMAEIPMQRAGEPHEVAGAALFYASSLSSYMTGTVAEVTGGRFM, encoded by the coding sequence ATGACCGAACTCCTGAACGACAAGACCGCAGTCATCACCGGCGGCGCCCAGGGTCTCGGCCTGGCGATCGCCCGGCTGTTTCTCGAGCACGGCGCGCGTGTCGTCCTCGGCGACCTGAACTCCGACGCCGCGCGGGCAGCTGCCGAGGAACTGGGCAGCGACCGGGCCCGCGGCGTGCGGTGCGACGTCGTCGACGCCGCTCAGGTGCAGAGCCTGATCGACACGGCGACAACCGAATTCGGTTCGCTCGACGTCTTCGTCAACAATGCCGGGATCACCCGTGACGCCACGATGCGCACGATGACCGAAGAGGATTTCGATCTGGTGATCTCGGTGCACCTCAAGGGCACCTGGAACGGCACCCGGCTCGCCGCGGCGAAGATGCGCGAACAGAAGTCGGGCGCCATCGTCAACATCTCGTCGCTGTCGGGCAAGGTCGGCATGGTCGGGCAGACCAACTACTCCGCCGCCAAGGCAGGCATCGTCGGCATGACCAAGGCCGCGGCCAAGGAGATGGCCCACCACGGTGTGCGCGTCAACGCCATCCAACCCGGCCTGATCCGGTCGGCGATGACCGAGGCCATGCCGCAGAAGGCCTGGGATCAGAAGATGGCCGAGATCCCGATGCAGCGAGCCGGGGAACCGCACGAGGTCGCGGGGGCCGCATTGTTCTACGCGTCGTCGCTGTCGTCGTACATGACCGGGACGGTGGCCGAGGTGACCGGCGGCCGGTTCATGTGA
- a CDS encoding enoyl-CoA hydratase/isomerase family protein: MTSERFAVPVCHEHPSPRVTLLRIDRPHRRNALDAETIKLLKAGLEESARRRDAAVVITGGDEFFSSGGDVASMPGPEDGVFGPAARLSLIHDLVTSMVHADQLIIGAVERYALGAAWGIVLACDLVVAADNAYFKAPFAARGMTADAGTAYHLPRRLGQQRAAAHLYLGEPLTAADARTAGLVTETVEAGHATARAVELAAALAAGPIQSNAITKSLLAQDRADLAGFLANERTAMSLAGHGADAREGQTAFLERREPNFL, translated from the coding sequence ATGACATCCGAGAGATTCGCCGTTCCGGTATGCCACGAACACCCCTCCCCACGGGTCACGCTCCTCCGGATCGACCGGCCGCACCGGCGCAACGCCCTCGACGCGGAGACGATCAAGCTGCTGAAAGCCGGGCTCGAGGAATCCGCGCGACGCAGAGACGCGGCCGTGGTGATCACCGGAGGTGACGAGTTCTTCTCCTCGGGCGGCGACGTGGCCTCGATGCCCGGACCGGAGGACGGCGTCTTCGGTCCCGCCGCGCGGCTGTCCCTCATCCATGACCTGGTGACATCGATGGTCCACGCCGACCAGCTGATCATCGGGGCGGTGGAGCGCTACGCCCTCGGTGCCGCGTGGGGCATCGTGCTGGCCTGCGATCTCGTGGTCGCCGCAGACAACGCCTACTTCAAGGCCCCGTTCGCCGCTCGTGGCATGACCGCCGACGCCGGGACCGCCTACCACCTCCCCCGCCGGCTGGGTCAGCAGCGCGCGGCGGCCCATCTCTACCTCGGCGAGCCGCTCACCGCCGCCGATGCCCGCACCGCCGGTCTCGTCACCGAGACCGTGGAGGCCGGGCACGCCACCGCGCGAGCCGTCGAACTCGCAGCCGCCCTCGCCGCCGGGCCGATTCAGTCGAACGCCATCACCAAATCGCTTCTCGCCCAGGATCGGGCCGACCTCGCCGGGTTCCTCGCCAACGAACGAACCGCGATGTCCCTCGCCGGCCACGGCGCCGACGCCCGCGAGGGCCAGACCGCGTTCCTCGAGCGCCGGGAGCCGAACTTCTTGTGA
- a CDS encoding universal stress protein codes for MKRIVVGVDGSPEATRAAERAAELAHGLGAELHVVCAYEHLEVERLRQGSEVLVRSTEADAEEKAVGVAKELQARHQTLVLAPYAVEGKPGEVLVRVAEEHDADIIVVGNKRVQGLARVLGSIARDVASRAHCDVFVAHTHER; via the coding sequence ATGAAGAGGATCGTTGTCGGCGTGGACGGGAGTCCGGAGGCCACGCGCGCGGCCGAACGCGCGGCCGAACTCGCGCACGGGTTGGGCGCGGAGCTCCATGTGGTCTGCGCCTACGAGCATCTCGAGGTCGAGCGGCTCCGGCAGGGCAGCGAGGTACTCGTCCGCTCGACCGAGGCCGACGCCGAGGAGAAGGCCGTCGGGGTGGCCAAGGAGTTACAGGCCCGGCATCAGACCCTCGTGCTGGCGCCGTACGCGGTCGAGGGAAAGCCCGGTGAGGTACTGGTGCGAGTCGCCGAGGAGCACGACGCCGACATCATCGTCGTCGGTAACAAGCGGGTCCAGGGGCTTGCCAGGGTGCTCGGCAGCATCGCGCGGGATGTGGCGAGCCGGGCGCACTGCGACGTCTTCGTGGCCCACACCCACGAGCGCTGA
- a CDS encoding dihydrofolate reductase family protein: MRELVYYVAVSLDGYIAGPEGQFDAFLIEGDHMAGVNERYADTIPTHIAEALGIDQRGGSFGAVLMGAETYAVGLPDAPSPYRHLDQYVVTHRRHDPAGGVTFTDRDPVELVRELKAQEGRDIWLCGGGNLATQLIDEIDRLVLKRQPLLFGNGIPLFAPGTYLPRLLERIACRDFASGVSMVEYAVR; this comes from the coding sequence ATGCGAGAACTCGTGTACTACGTGGCCGTCAGCCTCGACGGATACATCGCCGGCCCGGAGGGGCAGTTCGACGCGTTCCTCATCGAGGGCGACCACATGGCCGGCGTCAACGAGCGCTACGCCGACACCATCCCGACCCACATCGCCGAGGCGCTGGGGATCGACCAGCGCGGCGGCAGCTTCGGTGCGGTGCTGATGGGTGCCGAGACCTACGCGGTGGGCCTGCCCGATGCACCGAGCCCGTACCGCCATCTGGACCAGTACGTCGTCACCCATCGCCGGCATGATCCCGCCGGCGGCGTGACGTTCACCGATCGTGATCCGGTCGAGCTGGTCCGGGAGCTGAAAGCGCAGGAGGGACGGGACATCTGGCTCTGCGGGGGCGGCAACCTCGCGACGCAGCTGATCGACGAGATCGACCGTCTGGTGCTCAAGCGTCAGCCGCTGCTCTTCGGGAACGGTATCCCGCTGTTCGCCCCCGGCACCTACCTGCCGAGACTCCTCGAACGCATCGCGTGCCGGGACTTCGCCTCCGGGGTCTCGATGGTCGAGTACGCGGTGCGGTGA
- a CDS encoding TetR/AcrR family transcriptional regulator, whose translation MVRNDDRRRALADAGIQVLAGAGARGLTHRAVDRQAGVPVGTTTNYFRSRADLLTGLVERIGERLAPSAEFVAERAGLTPTRELFAEYLRDIVDRLLANREVTIALLELRLEGIRRPEVAEIIVEWRRAGFAGDVAFNEQAGLPGDARHIALFHYATDGLLLDQLTGPLLPDEPIDGIVAALVDGLLPD comes from the coding sequence ATGGTCCGAAACGACGACCGCCGTCGCGCGCTCGCCGACGCCGGAATCCAGGTGCTCGCCGGAGCCGGTGCTCGTGGCCTGACCCATCGGGCGGTCGACCGGCAGGCCGGGGTGCCGGTCGGCACGACGACCAACTACTTCCGCAGCCGGGCCGACCTCCTGACGGGACTGGTCGAACGCATCGGTGAGCGGCTCGCGCCCAGCGCGGAGTTCGTCGCCGAGCGTGCCGGACTGACGCCGACTCGTGAACTCTTCGCCGAGTATCTGCGCGACATCGTCGACCGGCTGCTGGCGAACCGGGAGGTCACCATCGCCCTGCTCGAACTCCGGCTCGAAGGGATCCGACGACCCGAGGTCGCCGAGATCATCGTCGAATGGCGTCGTGCGGGTTTCGCCGGCGACGTCGCCTTCAACGAGCAGGCGGGACTACCGGGCGACGCACGACACATCGCGCTGTTCCATTACGCGACCGATGGGCTGCTCCTGGACCAGTTGACCGGCCCACTTCTGCCCGACGAACCGATCGACGGCATCGTCGCGGCCCTCGTCGACGGGTTGTTGCCGGACTGA
- a CDS encoding type 1 glutamine amidotransferase domain-containing protein, whose translation MARQILFIMTGADHWTLNDGSSHKTGFWAEEAVAPLEVFRAAGYEVTVATPGGVRPPVDENSLSVDSIGSADRAAEIRHVVETAPELQKPISLSDVTIADYDAVFVPGGHGPMEDLAVDADAGALLVDADRAELPIGVVCHGPAILLAATDGDGVNAFAGRTVTGFSNAEEQQAGLADKAPWLLEDRLTQAGVKVTTGDPWAVHLESDGNLLTGQNPASSESLARAVVDRLENA comes from the coding sequence ATGGCCCGACAGATTCTCTTCATCATGACCGGCGCCGACCACTGGACGCTGAACGACGGCTCGAGTCACAAGACCGGGTTCTGGGCCGAGGAGGCCGTCGCGCCCCTCGAGGTCTTCCGCGCAGCCGGGTACGAGGTCACCGTCGCGACGCCCGGCGGGGTCCGTCCACCGGTCGACGAGAACAGCCTGAGTGTGGACAGCATCGGATCCGCCGACCGTGCGGCCGAGATCCGGCACGTCGTCGAGACGGCACCGGAACTGCAGAAACCGATCTCCCTGTCCGACGTCACCATCGCCGATTACGACGCGGTGTTCGTCCCCGGCGGCCACGGACCGATGGAGGATCTGGCGGTCGACGCCGACGCCGGCGCGCTTCTGGTCGACGCGGATCGAGCCGAGCTCCCCATCGGGGTGGTGTGCCACGGACCCGCGATCCTGCTCGCCGCGACCGACGGCGACGGGGTCAACGCCTTCGCCGGCCGGACCGTCACCGGGTTCAGCAACGCCGAGGAGCAGCAGGCCGGCCTCGCCGACAAGGCACCATGGCTGCTCGAGGACCGTCTCACCCAGGCGGGTGTCAAGGTCACCACCGGCGACCCGTGGGCGGTTCACCTCGAGAGCGACGGCAACCTGCTGACCGGCCAGAACCCGGCGTCGTCGGAGTCGCTCGCGCGCGCCGTGGTCGACCGCCTGGAGAACGCCTGA
- a CDS encoding SDR family NAD(P)-dependent oxidoreductase: MGDVTRTIVLTGASDGIGAIAARTLAGPGTDLVVVGRSARKLAPIAAETGATQFTADFARLDEVRDLAAEINSSVGAIDVLMNNAGGTFNPSDRTADGHEPNFQINHLAPFLLTNLVRDRLAAADASLVLNTSSVGNLFGHVDLDDLDFEKRRALGLRTYGTAKLMNILFTRGIAQRWTADRIYSAAVHPGPAATSFGRDSRFVGLAYRSPLTRLVTITPEQGAAPLIALAERGADPSVNGVYFSRHRANGRENRQAHDRSLIDGLWQRSAELTGLA; this comes from the coding sequence ATGGGTGATGTCACCCGAACGATCGTGCTCACCGGGGCCAGCGACGGCATCGGGGCAATAGCCGCCCGGACGCTGGCCGGTCCGGGGACCGACCTCGTGGTCGTCGGCCGTTCGGCCCGGAAGCTGGCCCCGATCGCCGCCGAGACGGGCGCGACCCAGTTCACCGCGGATTTCGCCCGGCTCGACGAGGTGCGCGATCTGGCCGCCGAGATCAACTCGTCCGTGGGCGCCATCGACGTCCTGATGAACAACGCGGGCGGCACCTTCAACCCCTCCGACCGGACGGCCGACGGACACGAGCCGAACTTCCAGATCAACCATCTGGCGCCGTTCCTGCTGACCAACCTGGTGCGGGACCGTCTGGCCGCCGCCGACGCCTCACTGGTGCTCAACACGTCCAGCGTCGGCAATCTCTTCGGGCATGTCGATCTCGACGACCTCGACTTCGAGAAGCGACGCGCACTGGGCCTGCGGACCTACGGCACGGCCAAGCTCATGAACATCCTGTTCACCCGAGGGATCGCCCAGCGCTGGACAGCTGACAGGATCTATTCTGCCGCAGTGCATCCCGGCCCGGCGGCGACCAGCTTCGGTCGCGACTCACGGTTCGTCGGACTCGCCTACCGGTCACCGTTGACCCGACTGGTGACGATCACCCCGGAGCAGGGCGCTGCACCACTGATCGCCCTCGCCGAGCGCGGCGCCGACCCCTCGGTCAACGGTGTGTACTTCAGCCGTCACCGGGCCAACGGCCGGGAGAACCGTCAGGCGCACGACCGGTCACTCATCGACGGACTGTGGCAGCGCAGCGCCGAACTCACCGGCCTGGCCTGA